A region of the Nitrospira sp. genome:
CGTGGACTACTTCCGCGGGCAGGCTCTCTAGGTCAGGGTTAGTTTAGTAGCGGGGCACACTCGGATCGATCTGCGTGGACCAGGCGTCGATGCCGCCGACGAGGTTCTTCACGCTCTTAAATCCCTGCTGACCGAGAAATGCCGTGGCGTCGGCGCTCCGCATGCCGTGGTGGCACTGGCAGACGATCTCGGCGTTCTTGTCGAGCTTATCCAGCGATTGCGGCAGGGTGGCCAGCGGGATCAAGATCGAACCGGGAATTTTGGCGGTTTGATATTCCCATGGCTCGCGGACATCGACCAGAACGATTTTGTCGCCCTGGTCCATGCGCTGCTTCAATTCCTGAACGGTGATAGTAAATCCCATGTGCGCGGCCTCCTGGTCAGACGGGTTCGCTATCGTGCATCATAGGGGGGCCTTCGCCGAACTGTCAATTGGCGGGGATTGGCCCAATTCGCCCGGGCGGGGGTTGTCGCAGCGACAGAAATTTGCCGGAGAAAACGAGGCGTGCCACGGGAGCCCGAGGAACTGATTCAAATGCTAAGCGGGTTGCCAATCACCGCCCACTTCGCGCAAGGCACGAAGGGCGCGCGCTCCATCGCAGATCCGCCCCCGGCATCAAGCCGCGGCAGGAACAGCCGATAACGGACATGGTCCGAAAGACGAGATCAAGCGCGAGTCGCCGCCAGTCTGCCATCGTCGTGCTAGTCACGGCGGCGTCCCGTGCAGAGGCGGGCCGGATCAGCCGGGCGCTGATCCGGGCGGAACTAGCCGCCTGTGCGAATGTGCTGCCCGTCCGATCCCTGTTTCGATGGAAGGGAAAAGTGTGCGATACGACAGAGACACTTCTGGTCATCAAATCTCGGGCGGACCTATTCGACATGCTGACTTGCGAGGTCAAAAGAATCCACAGCTATGAAGTCCCGGAAATCATCGCGGTGCCCATCATTCATGGTGCACCAGATTATCTCGCTTGGATTTCCCAAGTAACGCGAAAGTCTTTGTAATACAAGCGGTTATCAAGCGATAAAAGGGTTGACCAGGACCGAAAGATTTGGGTACAGTGACAGCCTGTTTTGGTGAAACCTGTTCCGGCCATCCAGGTATGGAGGGGGACAGGTGAGCCAGCCACACCGGGATAGACGGGCTTTCGAGATGGCAGAGAAAGAAAAATCGGCGGACGCCTACACCATTGTCATTTTCCGCGGGGCCAAGTCAGCCCCGCTGCGGTACAGCTTCTCCGGCCCCGCCGTGAAGCGGCTGAAGATCCTCGCGCTTGTCCTGCT
Encoded here:
- a CDS encoding rhodanese gives rise to the protein MGFTITVQELKQRMDQGDKIVLVDVREPWEYQTAKIPGSILIPLATLPQSLDKLDKNAEIVCQCHHGMRSADATAFLGQQGFKSVKNLVGGIDAWSTQIDPSVPRY
- a CDS encoding divalent-cation tolerance protein CutA, producing the protein MVRKTRSSASRRQSAIVVLVTAASRAEAGRISRALIRAELAACANVLPVRSLFRWKGKVCDTTETLLVIKSRADLFDMLTCEVKRIHSYEVPEIIAVPIIHGAPDYLAWISQVTRKSL